A stretch of the Arachis stenosperma cultivar V10309 chromosome 6, arast.V10309.gnm1.PFL2, whole genome shotgun sequence genome encodes the following:
- the LOC130932663 gene encoding RING-H2 finger protein ATL5-like encodes MALDPDIEEKYVHNSKVMLGSAILLVILILVIILYRSYAHFCARRRRHLFPHTLPATSTSATAPVFNDRLDPTILKSLPTFTFSSAVHRPLQDCAVCLSEFEDGDKGRVLPNCSHAFHCQCIDAWFASHSNCPLCRSPVKRVTTPVEACSIPVSVELAVEVEAGGCSSLPPPVMCPRKPLNVVVEIPEEERGLDHRILSLKKFCSV; translated from the coding sequence ATGGCATTGGACCCAGATATTGAAGAAAAGTATGTTCACAACAGCAAGGTCATGCTAGGATCTGCAATTCTTCTCGTTATACTCATCCTCGTAATCATCCTATATCGTTCTTATGCTCACTTCTGCGCACGCCGCCGCCGCCATCTCTTCCCTCACACTCTTCCAGCTACTTCCACTTCCGCCACCGCCCCTGTTTTCAACGACCGACTGGATCCAACCATTCTCAAGTCCCTGCCGACCTTTACTTTCTCCTCCGCCGTGCACCGCCCCCTGCAAGACTGCGCCGTCTGCCTTTCGGAGTTCGAAGACGGAGACAAGGGCCGTGTGCTGCCGAATTGCAGCCACGCGTTCCACTGCCAATGCATCGACGCGTGGTTCGCATCTCACTCCAACTGCCCTCTCTGCCGGTCACCGGTTAAACGGGTTACCACACCGGTTGAAGCGTGCTCGATTCCGGTTTCAGTTGAATTAGCGGTTGAAGTGGAAGCTGGTGGTTGCTCGTCGCTTCCTCCGCCGGTGATGTGCCCTAGAAAGCCGTTGAATGTGGTGGTGGAGATTCCGGAAGAGGAGAGAGGGTTGGATCATCGGATTCTTTCGCTGAAGAAGTTTTGCAGCGTGTAG